The Ictidomys tridecemlineatus isolate mIctTri1 chromosome 1, mIctTri1.hap1, whole genome shotgun sequence DNA window GAGAACAACATTCAGGGAAACAGAGTACCAACACCTTCTTAgaacatggaaataaaaaataactccaTCAGAGCTACCTCGCCAAGGAGCATGTTGAAAGTCCAAAATAGCACCATTCATCAGTGTCTCAGGTCCTGTGGCAGCATCTCGGTCACTTACCACAAGGAAACAATGAGTTTCAAACTACTTCTATACATCAAAAGAGTACATGGATAAAATATAGAGATATACAGACAATTGATGAACATAAACTACTAGGCTTGTTacatctaaatgaaaaaaaaaatggggactCTCAGCCTCTGCAAGAAGCAGTCGGGAGCTGTGTGAGTGAAAAGGCAGGAGTGGACCAGTTGTGTGAGAGCAGTGGGAGTTTGAGTTGTGGAAGACACTGTTGTAGCGAACCAGGCCTGAAGGCCCACCTGTAGGGGGATTGTAAACGTGGATTCACAGTGTGAAATTCTGAGCATTTTCACTTGAGTCAGAATGATTAAAAACTGGTTTGATGATACCTATTTGTCCACTGTAAATTCTCTAAAGCAAGGCTCAGAGTCCCATAGTTTCTTCGTATACTTGATgatttacacagaaaaaaatcccATATATGATACCATGACCTCATCAATACCCATACACCATATGTAATACAAATGGAGGTGTTACGATTAAAAAGAGTGGAGGTAACTGATACTTGGGGAGCGGAGTTCATCGCTGCCCAGTGGAGTCAGGGAGGCAGCGGTGGTCTCATTGATCTTCTTGCGGTTCACTTCCTTTGGGACAGGAAGTCTTCCCTATAAAGCAGGTGGatgcagacagacacacacacagagagaaaaaagacaaacagTCATGCTTCtgaaaccatcttttttttttttttttttttttaaattctgcttcTCCTACctactcagggcctcacacatcctaggcaagggatccacactgagctacatccccaaccttccTACCCACTTTTTATCCTTGAACTCCTGCTATTCTGCAAACGGTTTACATATTAAACACAGTTCACCCAAATGTAAATATTAGGTCTGTGGGGGCATGAAGCAATTAAACACTAACCGCCTTTGCTTCAGTACAATCAAGTGGTTCTCTAATGGTGGTGGTGGCCAGCCATGTGTGAGGCAGCATTCCTGAGAGTCAGATTTCTGGGGATATTTGGTAGTGTCAGATACGACCCAACGTCAGGCTGGATGAGAGGTGCTCATAGGAGTGTTcataggtaaattttttttttttaaagtgcagcAGGTGGTGTGGTGAGAAGTAATgatctgctttctaaaatataacaaaaatattttaaaactacttgCATAAATCTTTTCTATGTGTGGTTTATTCTATAAGCAGTTAGCACCTTCTATGTGGGCCCTAATGGTCAGAACCAGAAGAGGACACCAAGAATGGAAGTGTTTGGTAAGGAAATAATGTGAGGGGAGCCTGAATTGTGGCTGTAGGAAagaggaggacagtgggaaaaCAAGGCCAGATAAGTGCATGATTCAGTTGGTCTGGGTTGAGTGGGGCTTTTCTAAACCTGATGAGCAAAGTTTTGTGTTTCTGACTTACAATGATCCAACCTCAGTGTGACTGATGATCATCCACCATACAGCTTCTGCTGACACACTGAAGGGGCCAGCAGTAGACAGCAGCCCTCCATCCCAACCAGGCAGCAAGAGAGCAGGATAATAAGGCCCACTACCCAAGCAATACAGAAGTCTTAACTAACCACACAAGGACTGTTCAGTTATGAATATACTAAAGCTTGAAGCTTGACAACAGACTGTCTTTTATTTAAGCCATTAATTGCTGgagttttcttggaaaaaaaaaaaagtcccttgtGGTTTTAAAGGATCTATTAAAGGATctggtttttctctctctctttttgctttttgctCAGGTCACAGGTACTAACAGGAcgtgttttaataaaaatgaatttgattAGATATAAGGACTTGGACTAAAGTGATATTCTTAGTTGGTTATCTTTAAATTATCacatctgaatttatttttaagaattcagaaGTTGAGAACCTCTTCTAAACAACACAAAACTGAATAAACATTTCCAGCAACCTCAGTTTGAACAAAATGCAGCAGATAATTGAACTTTAAGAAGTCTTATTTACTGAACAGGTTTTCCATATGAAACAACTGGTGTGCCTAAATTTTGCTTAAATACCTCAGACTTTGAAAGCATATAACATTTGTAGGATGTATGTAAAATCCACATAATATAGACTTTTAATGCTTCAGGGCTTAAGTTGTGATTTCAGAGGTTGTTTGAGTATCTACCAATGGGAAAAcccagaaaattaaattaaaatatatttcatcacTCACATACCATTAAGGATTAAGATAAAATTGCTATAATATTTGTCAGCTCCTTGTActtgtgaaaataattttaatccaaaaattaaaaaaaaaagagaaatctgctggtgtttttaaaataatgtcatacTCACTACCTCCCCCTCAGTCGATCAGTTAGCATAGTCAGGACATGACAAACTTAGGTTTTGGACAAAGGAAGAGTTCAATAGCTGTTAGTTGTCAACAGTCCAGCAAGGAAGGGAAATCAAAAGTTCATAAAAATTATCTTACTGAACAATTGCATTCTGAACACAAGTTTCAGTCTTAGTACCCTTTCACCTCCATGAAAAAtacacaagaaaatgaaatggaaaacctGGTAATTTGGAAAGAGGtacttctttaaagaaaaaaaaaaagggaagcagagtatttaacatttttacttttttcccccttccttttgAGGTCCTAAAAATACTCACgcatttttttgttcattattcATGTTGTGAGTGCTTGAGTGCGCTATTAGATTCTAAGCCCACAGAgatcaaaacagaaacaaaaacattccCTGCCCAACCTGCTCATAATTAACTTGCTCAATGGGAGACAGACACCCAAGTAATGGGGCACCAGCAAGCCCACTGTGGTTAGTTGTGAATGGAGGTGTGCTGTTGAAGGACCAACCCTGAGGGCCCACAGACTAACATGCCTGCAAGGAGAGGAGGTCCTGGTAGGGGGTGGGCACAGTTCTGTGCATTTTCCCTTTAGAACCTTGGACTTACTAGATTTTAGTCTGCCTCCCATTTATCCCTCACCCATTCTGTCTTAAAGAATAGTCTTTCTGTTACACTAAAGGAGTTTTAGGATTCAACAACTAGGGAAGGAGGCCTCTTGAAGAGGGAAGAATAGACACAAAGAcatcttgtttttccagatgtcAGGCCTTATaagcattcagaaaaaaaaataatcatctctTCCTCCATTATCCCACATAAAATGGTCCCTAAAGACTGAgggattaatatttttaaaaaaggctaagAGTAGGGTGGGGAATGGAGGTGTCCAGTGTCCCCCACAGACCTACTCTCCTGGATGTCACTACAGCTGATATGTCTCTGGTAGGTGGCCCTCCCTTCTGATGATTACTAGAAGATTAGCCCCCAGTTACTCAATAATGTGCTTTGGACCAAGTTAATCaagattattttcctttcaattaTGCAAAGATGTGCTTTGTCAAAACAAAActgctagagaaagaaaaatagtgtaTGCTTAAAATATTACTCATTTATTTAGAGAGGAGGCAACTTAAAATGGCAGAGGTGTGGATCTTGCAATCCATTGTGCCCACCCCCTAGAGCATGCATGCTTCAGTGTGTGCAAGATCTGATCCCTGATGGCTTTCCAAAGAGTTAAGGGTGACACTGCTGACCTCACTGAGGAGCTTCATCTGCTCTTACCCATCTGGTTGATGTCACCAGTATCAAACAGAAGAATTTTTGGATGCCTAAGGAAGCAAGAGTTAAGGAAAAGGCTATGCTTGTATTTCTGTTTCACCCTAAGCTGCCTCAGGGGAATTATACCCTGATCTGGCTCAATAAAAATGTCTAGGGGAAAAGTATATATCTTTCaaagggctggagtgtagctcagtggcagagcaccctgggtttggttcccagacacacacacacacacacacacacacacacacacacacacacacacacacacacagtctagTGCTGTGCTGCTGCTGTAGGTGGACAGCTCTAGTATTTTAGCTCTCTTCAACACTAGACGAGCAGGTCTATGGGGGACACTGAACGCATCCTTTCCCTAccccattcccagcctttttGAATACTCAAATCCTTCAGTCTTTAGGGACCATTATGTATGGGATGATGAAGGAAGAGATGAGTATTTTTGTCTGACTGCTTATGGCCTGAATCCTGAAAGACCTTGAAGATCAGGCAGGGCCTAAGCTGTTTTGTTCCTCTACTTTTCAGCCAATGACTTCAACCTTGACCTTAAGAAATTCCCTGAAAGATTAAAAATGATTTAGGATTGTTTTCTTTCAGTATGAACTTCCAGTTGACACAATCTCTTCAACTCCTGCAACTATTAAAACTTTTTAGAGTAAAGAAGAGTTTCTTAAACATTGAAATACCAGTGTTTTCTGGGGGAAGGCTTTACCATTAGTCAATGACACATATAAAActtttgaatataaattttatttccaacagactttttctttattcattgaaaAATTAGTGTCAGTGATAAAAAGTACAATCCTCCTCCCTGAGGTCAAATTGATATCTATCTTAAAAGGCAAAGTCTAAAGGTATCTAtggtaaaaactgaaaaatttttgtttgtcttaaaATGAtgctgaaatataaatttttaaaaattttcttaaagcaGAGAATTGTCACACTAAGATGTCAAAGCAACAAAaccatattaatataaaatgtttttttcaacttaaaaattaggaaaatgaataaaacagtttTTATGTTCTTCCCACTTTGTTTCATAGGGAATCTTATCAGACACCAGGAATTATTAGCAGAAGAAAAGGTCATCATTTCACACTTTTAAGAAATCCTCGGGACttcagttgtagctcagtggtagagtgcttgcctagcacataggaggcagtgggttcaatcttcagcaccacataaataataaattaataaaataaaggtattatattcatctacaactaaaaaaaaatcccttgatTCTAACCACCTCTTTTAGTTTTTAGGTTTATCATATTTGAGTTTGTCCAACAAGGAATCTGTAAAATGCACATGTGACAAATTGATTCCATGAttcttacataaaaatatatttttttacttgtttggcAAGAAGGGAAGATAAAGTGAACTATAAGAGTCACAGGACTTTACgttatgttttcaaaaatatatattctttccaAGGTCATCACAGTATCATGCTAATGGACCATTACAGTAGCATATAAtggatattaaaatgaaaaagaaataacatttttcccCAAATACCACTAAATTGAAAATAGTGTTCACATAAATGTGTCTGTCAGGTACCCATCAAAAATGGTAGATCAGGATCTTACCTTAGGAATCCTTCCCTCCATTTCCTTGTCTGGAAATGGTTCTTGACTGACCCAGACAAAGAGTTCTGGGTAGTAAACCTACAGAGACATAAAAATACACATGTTCAGATTAAAAGCACCTGAAATCACCTGGGATCAGTTTAATGAGCTCAATTCTCAATGATCACTTATTTCCCCCATTTGCAACTTAAGAGTGCTGGAGAAACCCTTTAACTCTTTCCAGTTGTTAGTGTGCTTCTGAATGTACACTATTCTCAGGAGTGTTAGCTAAATGTCTTCTAAGATCAAGTCCAATGGAGCAGAGATATCAATCAATGTTATCTTTAGCAAGCAAAGTGGTAGCTCAATGGCATGTCAGGTGCACCAAGTCACCAGGGAGGCCTAACTTGCAAAGCAACCTGTGTGTAAGTATCCTTGCAAAGGTCCATGTTCATGACATAAATGTGTCTGTTGGGTACCCATCAAACACTGTCAGGAGTTATTCTAATCATTTCTTATTAGGGTAAAGATTATGCACAAAGTAGTGGGCAGGAGCTTTCCTGATTGTCTCCAGGGCCATGTGGCCACTAACACATTCTTTCCAGCTGGATGAAACAGCCAAGCATCTGAGAGAGGGGTAGGGAGTTGGGCAGCATTGTCATGAATGATTCAGAGAATACTAGGGGATGGATTCTGGAGGGtaggaggaggtggagagaggGAAGCAAACTGAGTAACTCTTCTTTAAATATACAAAGAGCTATTAGCATAAAGCTGCTGACCAGCTGTTCTCCATCTCCAGTAAAGACAGGAGTGGgggaaaggacttaaaattacaACTACAGATTTAGGTCAGCTATAAGAAAGAACTTGGCACAAGAATTGTTCAATTACTAAAAGAATTTAGAAGAAAACTGtgaaatcttctttaaaaattttaggaaCAGAATCCAACAACCATCTGTCAGGGCTAATTCACATTTGATTACAGCCCTGCTGGAAAAGAGGGAtgaaattaggtaacattccctCCAGATCTGATTCTCTAAGTTTTATAAATAAGTCCCACATTTAATAAATAACAATTAAGAATCACACCTCATTAATAGATGAACAAGTGGATTTAGATGTCAGTTTGGGTTTTAAAAGCACTAATCATTGCGCTGAATGTAATATTTTGTATGTCCCAGCAGATCGATTTGGTTCAGAGGAGGTCTGGAGTAGGAAATATGGGTGGTTAACTGCATTCACTCTTTTGGATAATATAACAGCAACTATCTTCACTCTTCACCAGTAATGTTTATAGCACATCCCAGCTTACTGAGCAATTTTGCATACATTATATAATTATCCTGATGATAAGTCTGTGAGTTGGTCTTAATATCattatacagatgaggaaactgaaactcaAAAAGGTCAACCAACTTACCCAAAGCAACACAGACCATGTTGGGTAGGAATGTAACTCATACTAGGTTTCTAGATTCAAAGCCCTCTTCTTTCCACTATCCTGCTGCCCTCACATTATCCAAGAATGCAAATCGCCTACCACCTCTACCTCAAAATTACACAAGTCCACGGTCACCACCCACAGTGAGTGTTACATACTTGAGAGCTCATCCTGCAAGAACTGATGCTATTTTCTTACTTTGTACCGGGTCTACTGTCTGAGCCAAGTGGTTCCCTCAAACCTAATCCACCTTCCTCTTCCACAGATTTCCCCTCCTCTGCCCAGCTCCTTCTTGAAATATTACACCATCTGCCTTGCTCTGGGACATGCAATCACTCCTGACATTCTCTTGAGCCCAGAATGGGTAATGAcaacaaaattacaataaaagaTACGCACACATTTTTTTCAAGGCATATACCAAAGTCATAACATATAGAATTCCAGTTTAACTT harbors:
- the Nrep gene encoding neuronal regeneration-related protein; this translates as MVYYPELFVWVSQEPFPDKEMEGRIPKGRLPVPKEVNRKKINETTAASLTPLGSDELRSPSISYLHSF